A genomic window from Streptomyces mirabilis includes:
- a CDS encoding TerC family protein: MDVSVTLWVLTIVGLAALIAVDFFIGRKPHDVSIKEAGIWTIVWIALAALFGLGLLVFSGGQPAGEFFAGFITEKSLSVDNLFVFVLIMAKFAVPTQYQQRVLLVGVLIALVLRTIFIAAGAAIISNFAWVFYIFGAFLIYTAWKLIQEARADEPEEEFEENKLLKVAEKRFGVADRYHGTKLWIQQNGKRVMTPMLVVMLAIGTTDVLFALDSIPAIFGLTQDPYIVFTANAFALMGLRQLYFLIGGLLRRLVHLSYGLSVILGFIGVKLVLHALHESGVHVPEISIPVSLGVICAVLVVTTVTSLIASKKQAALEASEGASQTPTSDPTSEKSPTNSIDV, translated from the coding sequence GTGGATGTTTCCGTGACCCTTTGGGTCCTCACGATCGTGGGCCTCGCCGCCCTCATCGCGGTCGACTTCTTCATCGGTCGCAAGCCGCACGACGTATCGATCAAGGAAGCCGGAATCTGGACGATCGTCTGGATCGCTCTGGCCGCACTGTTCGGCCTGGGACTGCTCGTGTTCTCCGGCGGCCAGCCCGCCGGCGAGTTCTTCGCGGGCTTCATCACCGAGAAGTCGCTGAGCGTCGACAACCTCTTCGTCTTCGTCCTGATCATGGCGAAGTTCGCCGTGCCGACGCAGTACCAGCAGCGGGTACTTCTCGTCGGCGTCCTCATTGCGCTCGTCCTGCGCACGATCTTCATCGCCGCGGGCGCCGCGATCATCTCCAACTTCGCCTGGGTCTTCTACATATTCGGCGCGTTCCTCATCTACACGGCCTGGAAGCTGATCCAGGAGGCGCGGGCCGACGAGCCGGAGGAGGAGTTCGAGGAGAACAAGCTGCTCAAGGTCGCCGAGAAGCGCTTCGGTGTCGCCGACCGGTATCACGGCACGAAGCTGTGGATCCAGCAGAACGGCAAGCGCGTCATGACGCCGATGCTGGTCGTGATGCTCGCGATCGGCACCACGGACGTACTCTTCGCGCTCGACTCGATCCCCGCGATCTTCGGCCTGACCCAGGACCCCTACATCGTCTTCACGGCCAACGCGTTCGCGCTGATGGGTCTGCGCCAGCTGTACTTCCTCATCGGCGGCCTGCTCAGAAGGCTGGTCCACCTCAGCTACGGCCTGTCCGTCATCCTCGGCTTCATCGGCGTCAAGCTGGTGCTGCACGCACTGCACGAGTCCGGCGTCCACGTTCCCGAGATCTCCATCCCGGTCTCGCTCGGGGTGATCTGCGCGGTCCTGGTCGTCACGACGGTCACCAGCCTGATCGCCTCCAAGAAACAGGCGGCGCTGGAAGCGTCCGAAGGTGCTTCGCAGACCCCGACGTCTGACCCGACGTCTGAGAAGTCCCCGACGAACAGCATCGACGTCTGA
- a CDS encoding TerD family protein — protein sequence MTAELVRGQNHPLSQARLEVRVSAGRPIVAGATLSDEQGRVRGVEWVAHPGAPTLPGLEVSKQAAADHRLAFDLDALPGTVHRVSVLLALPTGAGGPVRFGAVAAPFVAVTGLDGVEVASYTITGLDTESAVVALELYRRQGVWKVRAVGQGYAGGLAELLTDQGLSEARQLAGSINEAVAQGLARSVSAPPPRTADADRSRQAAASAPGPDQPYAAPQGAPGTVPPQSPYDAPGPQGAMVPQTGYPGGPAQPDPSAVTQPSAPTGGPVNYSHPGRQAAAPPPPAPTAPPAAPGQPAQPVAGDATGWSMEERLYNQVWGMFEDLARTTAAYRSAVDFADSRMEQELDKVLSDPRSRIGGQGDAAREAAQAKRASLVDQARAALDRDLAQLAAEAEVVEPALPAAYASWDNPVWHGYRVPMEIPMALRLGDLRLPESENLSIPMLVRLPLERGLWIDSGRAGLDDPLTDSDELRRLAMDTAVAHAARLLAVYPAGEFTVHVIDPAGSGASCLAPLVRSGVLDAPPAAGAAGVGEVLARLTQRVDLVQMAVRGGVADSLPPDLDTAEQLLIVNDFPHGFDDRAVTQLRYLADEGPSVGVHLMMVADREDAAAYGPLLDPLWRSLLRLTPVPDDHLADPWVGHAWTYEPALVPPGSQVLQQVLSQVAAARRSWNR from the coding sequence ATGACGGCCGAGCTGGTCCGGGGGCAGAACCACCCGCTCTCCCAGGCCCGTCTTGAGGTCCGCGTATCGGCCGGCCGGCCGATCGTGGCCGGGGCCACGCTGAGCGACGAGCAGGGCAGGGTCCGGGGCGTCGAATGGGTGGCTCACCCGGGCGCGCCGACCCTGCCCGGACTCGAGGTCTCCAAGCAGGCGGCGGCCGACCACCGCCTCGCGTTCGACCTGGACGCCCTGCCGGGGACCGTGCACCGCGTCAGCGTGCTGCTCGCACTGCCGACCGGTGCCGGTGGCCCTGTCCGGTTCGGGGCCGTCGCCGCCCCCTTCGTCGCCGTCACCGGCCTCGACGGGGTCGAGGTCGCCAGCTACACCATCACCGGCCTGGACACGGAGTCGGCCGTCGTCGCCCTGGAGCTCTACCGCAGACAGGGCGTCTGGAAGGTACGCGCGGTCGGCCAGGGGTACGCGGGCGGCCTCGCCGAACTCCTCACCGACCAGGGCCTGTCCGAGGCCCGGCAGCTCGCGGGCAGCATCAACGAAGCGGTGGCCCAGGGGCTGGCCCGCTCGGTGTCGGCACCTCCGCCGCGTACGGCGGACGCGGACCGCTCACGACAGGCGGCCGCCTCGGCGCCGGGACCGGACCAGCCGTACGCCGCACCACAGGGCGCCCCCGGGACCGTACCGCCGCAGTCCCCGTACGACGCGCCGGGTCCGCAAGGAGCCATGGTGCCGCAGACGGGCTACCCGGGAGGCCCCGCGCAGCCCGACCCCTCCGCCGTCACCCAGCCGTCCGCCCCCACGGGCGGCCCGGTCAACTACAGCCACCCCGGTAGGCAGGCCGCCGCGCCGCCCCCGCCCGCGCCGACCGCACCACCGGCCGCGCCGGGGCAGCCCGCGCAGCCCGTCGCCGGTGACGCGACCGGCTGGTCCATGGAGGAGCGGCTCTACAACCAGGTGTGGGGCATGTTCGAGGACCTGGCGCGCACCACGGCCGCGTATCGCAGCGCCGTCGACTTCGCCGACTCGCGCATGGAGCAGGAGCTCGACAAGGTCCTCTCCGACCCGCGCAGCCGGATCGGCGGGCAGGGCGACGCCGCGCGTGAGGCCGCCCAGGCCAAGCGCGCGAGCCTGGTCGACCAGGCCCGCGCCGCGCTCGACCGGGACCTCGCCCAGCTCGCGGCCGAGGCCGAAGTGGTCGAGCCCGCGCTGCCCGCGGCGTACGCATCCTGGGACAACCCGGTCTGGCACGGCTACCGGGTGCCCATGGAGATCCCCATGGCCCTGCGCCTCGGTGACCTCCGGCTGCCCGAGAGCGAGAACCTGAGCATCCCGATGCTGGTCCGGCTTCCGCTCGAACGCGGCCTGTGGATCGACAGCGGACGCGCCGGTCTCGACGACCCGCTCACCGACTCCGACGAGCTGCGCCGACTCGCCATGGACACGGCGGTGGCGCACGCCGCCCGGCTGCTCGCCGTCTATCCCGCGGGTGAGTTCACGGTGCACGTGATCGACCCGGCCGGTTCGGGAGCCTCGTGTCTCGCGCCGCTGGTGCGTTCCGGAGTCCTCGACGCTCCGCCCGCCGCCGGGGCCGCAGGGGTGGGCGAGGTGCTGGCCCGGCTCACCCAACGTGTCGACCTGGTGCAGATGGCGGTGCGTGGCGGCGTGGCCGACTCGCTTCCGCCGGACCTCGACACCGCCGAACAACTGCTGATCGTCAACGACTTCCCGCACGGCTTCGACGATCGCGCCGTGACGCAGTTGCGCTATCTCGCGGACGAGGGACCGTCCGTCGGCGTCCATCTGATGATGGTCGCGGACCGGGAGGACGCCGCTGCCTACGGGCCGCTGCTCGATCCTCTCTGGCGTTCGCTGTTGCGACTCACCCCGGTGCCCGACGACCATCTCGCCGACCCGTGGGTGGGGCACGCCTGGACGTACGAACCCGCGCTCGTCCCGCCGGGCAGTCAGGTGCTCCAGCAGGTGCTCTCCCAGGTGGCGGCGGCCCGCCGCTCGTGGAACCGCTGA
- the uvrB gene encoding excinuclease ABC subunit UvrB, whose amino-acid sequence MRPVSKIERSVAPFEVVSPYQPSGDQPAAIADLEKRIRAGEKDVVLLGATGTGKSATTAWMIEKLQRPTLVMAPNKTLAAQLANEFRELLPNNAVEYFVSYYDYYQPEAYVPQSDTYIEKDSSINEEVERLRHSATNSLLTRRDVVVVASVSCIYGLGTPQEYVDRMVSLKVGDEIDRDDLLRRFVDIQYTRNDVAFARGTFRVRGDTIEIFPVYEELAVRIEMFGDEIEALSTLHPLTGEVISDDNQVYVFPASHYVAGPERMERAVNDIEKELGERLAELEKQGKLLEAQRLRMRTTYDLEMLRQIGSCSGVENYSMHFDGREPGSPPNTLIDYFPDDFLLVLDESHVTVPQIGAMYEGDASRKRTLVDHGFRLPSALDNRPLKWEEFQQRIGQTVYLSATPGKYELSRGDGFVEQIIRPTGLIDPEVVVKPTEGQIDDLVHEIRKRTEKDERVLVTTLTKKMAEDLTDYFLELGIQVRYLHSDVDTLRRVELLRELRSGEFDVLVGINLLREGLDLPEVSLVSILDADKEGFLRSGTSLIQTIGRAARNVSGQVHMYADRITPAMEKAIEETNRRREKQVAYNEERGIDPQPLRKKINDIVAQIAREDIDTEQLLGSGYRKGKDGKGAKAPVPSLGGKAAKSAKGKAKETVPTDRPAAELAEQIEEMTERMRAAAADLQFEIAARLRDEVSEMKKELRQMKEAGLA is encoded by the coding sequence ATGCGGCCCGTATCAAAGATCGAACGTTCGGTGGCGCCCTTCGAGGTCGTCAGCCCCTACCAGCCGAGCGGTGACCAGCCGGCGGCCATCGCCGACCTGGAAAAGCGCATCCGCGCGGGTGAGAAGGATGTCGTCCTGCTGGGCGCGACCGGCACCGGCAAGTCCGCCACCACCGCGTGGATGATCGAGAAGCTCCAGCGCCCCACGCTCGTCATGGCACCGAACAAGACGCTGGCCGCCCAGCTGGCCAACGAGTTCCGCGAGCTGCTGCCGAACAACGCGGTCGAGTACTTCGTCTCGTACTACGACTACTACCAGCCCGAGGCCTACGTCCCGCAGTCGGACACCTACATCGAGAAGGACTCCTCGATCAACGAGGAGGTCGAGCGCCTGCGCCACTCCGCGACCAACTCGCTGCTCACCCGCCGCGACGTCGTGGTGGTCGCCTCGGTCTCCTGCATCTACGGCCTCGGCACGCCGCAGGAGTACGTCGACCGGATGGTCAGCCTCAAGGTCGGCGACGAGATCGACCGCGACGACCTGCTGCGCCGCTTCGTCGACATCCAGTACACGCGCAACGACGTGGCGTTCGCCCGCGGCACCTTCCGGGTCCGCGGCGACACCATCGAGATCTTCCCGGTCTACGAGGAGCTCGCCGTCCGCATCGAGATGTTCGGCGACGAGATCGAGGCACTCTCCACGCTGCACCCGCTCACCGGTGAGGTCATCAGCGACGACAACCAGGTCTACGTCTTCCCGGCGTCCCACTACGTGGCCGGCCCCGAGCGCATGGAGCGCGCGGTCAACGACATCGAGAAGGAACTGGGGGAGCGCCTCGCCGAGCTGGAGAAGCAGGGCAAGCTCCTGGAGGCCCAGCGCCTGCGCATGCGTACGACGTACGACCTGGAGATGCTCCGCCAGATCGGCTCCTGCTCCGGCGTCGAGAACTACTCGATGCACTTCGACGGCCGCGAACCCGGCTCCCCGCCGAACACGCTGATCGACTACTTCCCGGACGACTTCCTGCTCGTCCTCGACGAGTCGCACGTCACGGTCCCGCAGATCGGTGCCATGTACGAGGGCGACGCCTCCCGCAAGCGCACCCTCGTCGACCACGGCTTCCGGCTGCCCTCCGCCCTGGACAACCGGCCCCTGAAGTGGGAGGAGTTCCAGCAGCGCATCGGGCAGACCGTCTATCTGTCGGCGACCCCGGGGAAGTACGAACTTTCGCGGGGTGACGGCTTCGTCGAGCAGATCATCCGCCCCACCGGCCTGATCGACCCCGAGGTCGTCGTCAAGCCCACCGAGGGCCAGATCGACGACCTGGTGCACGAGATCCGCAAGCGTACCGAGAAGGACGAGCGCGTCCTGGTCACCACGCTCACCAAGAAGATGGCCGAGGACCTCACCGACTACTTCCTGGAGCTCGGCATCCAGGTGCGCTATCTGCACAGTGACGTCGACACCCTGCGCCGCGTCGAGCTGCTGCGCGAGCTGCGCTCGGGCGAGTTCGACGTCCTGGTCGGCATCAACCTGCTGCGCGAGGGACTCGACCTGCCCGAGGTCTCCCTGGTGTCGATCCTCGACGCCGACAAGGAGGGCTTCCTGCGTTCGGGTACGTCGCTGATCCAGACCATCGGCCGCGCGGCGCGCAATGTCTCCGGCCAGGTCCACATGTACGCCGACCGGATCACCCCGGCGATGGAGAAGGCCATCGAGGAGACCAACCGCCGCCGGGAGAAGCAGGTCGCCTACAACGAGGAGAGGGGCATCGATCCGCAGCCCCTCCGCAAGAAGATCAACGACATCGTGGCCCAGATCGCCCGCGAGGACATCGACACGGAGCAGTTGCTCGGCTCCGGATACCGCAAGGGCAAGGACGGCAAGGGAGCCAAGGCCCCCGTGCCCTCGCTCGGCGGCAAGGCGGCCAAGTCCGCCAAGGGCAAGGCCAAGGAGACGGTGCCGACGGACCGCCCCGCGGCCGAACTCGCCGAGCAGATCGAGGAGATGACGGAGCGGATGCGGGCCGCCGCGGCCGACCTCCAGTTCGAGATCGCGGCACGGCTGCGCGACGAGGTGTCGGAGATGAAGAAGGAACTGCGCCAGATGAAGGAGGCGGGCCTGGCCTGA
- a CDS encoding MHYT domain-containing protein, whose amino-acid sequence MQGTVDGFSYGLVTPLVAYLMACLGGALGLRCTTRSMLVARSWRAGWLALGSVAIASGIWTMHFIAMMGFTVKETPIHYDKPTTFASLGVAVVMVGIGIFIVGYRGATGTALFTGGTITGLGVASMHYLGMAGMRLNGNLGYNTLTVSASVVIAVVAATAALWAAGQVRGFLWSVGASLVMGLAVSGMHYTGMAALSVHLHGTSNSPGGDSAAALLAPMMIGPLVFLCLAGVVVMFDPLMVMGKPDWRPTEHRPGVPAHSRVQYVGRRPLPRAGRERGHRSSRTPQNR is encoded by the coding sequence ATGCAGGGCACGGTCGACGGCTTCAGTTACGGACTCGTCACACCGCTGGTGGCGTACCTCATGGCCTGCCTGGGCGGAGCGCTCGGCCTGCGCTGCACCACCAGATCGATGCTCGTCGCCCGCTCCTGGCGGGCCGGCTGGCTCGCGCTCGGCTCGGTGGCGATCGCCTCGGGCATATGGACCATGCATTTCATAGCCATGATGGGGTTCACCGTAAAGGAGACCCCGATCCACTACGACAAGCCGACGACGTTCGCGAGCCTGGGCGTGGCCGTCGTGATGGTCGGCATCGGGATCTTCATCGTGGGTTACCGGGGCGCCACCGGAACGGCGCTCTTCACCGGGGGCACCATCACCGGTCTGGGAGTCGCCTCGATGCACTATCTGGGCATGGCCGGCATGCGCCTCAACGGGAACCTCGGGTACAACACGCTCACCGTCTCCGCCTCGGTGGTCATAGCCGTCGTCGCCGCCACCGCCGCTCTGTGGGCGGCGGGGCAGGTCCGGGGATTCCTCTGGAGCGTGGGCGCCAGCCTCGTCATGGGACTGGCCGTCAGCGGTATGCACTACACGGGCATGGCCGCCCTCAGCGTCCATCTCCACGGCACGTCCAACAGTCCCGGCGGCGATTCGGCCGCCGCACTGCTCGCGCCCATGATGATCGGCCCGCTGGTCTTCCTGTGTCTGGCGGGCGTCGTCGTGATGTTCGACCCGCTGATGGTCATGGGCAAGCCCGACTGGAGGCCCACGGAGCACCGGCCCGGCGTCCCGGCCCACTCCAGGGTCCAGTACGTCGGCCGCCGCCCCCTGCCGCGCGCCGGCCGGGAGCGCGGCCACCGCAGCTCGCGCACCCCCCAGAACCGGTGA
- a CDS encoding TerD family protein has translation MTVNMTKGQAISLQKNDGGTLTAVRMGLGWQAAPRRGLFGSRTREIDLDASAVLFADKQPVDVVFFRHLVSDDGSVRHTGDNLVGGVGQGGDDEAILVDLQRVPVHIDQIIFTVNSFTGQTFQEVQNAFCRLVDETNGQELARYTLAGGGQYTAQIMAKVHRAGPGWQMTALGTPANGRTFQDLMPAILPHL, from the coding sequence GTGACGGTCAACATGACCAAGGGTCAGGCCATCAGTCTGCAGAAGAACGACGGGGGCACCCTGACCGCGGTGCGCATGGGGCTCGGCTGGCAGGCGGCTCCCCGGCGCGGCCTGTTCGGCTCGCGCACCCGGGAGATCGACCTGGACGCGTCCGCCGTGCTGTTCGCGGACAAGCAGCCCGTCGACGTGGTGTTCTTCCGTCACCTCGTCAGCGACGACGGATCCGTGCGGCACACCGGTGACAACCTGGTCGGTGGCGTGGGCCAGGGTGGTGACGACGAGGCGATCCTCGTCGACCTCCAGCGCGTCCCGGTCCACATCGACCAGATCATCTTCACCGTCAACTCCTTCACGGGCCAGACGTTCCAGGAAGTGCAGAACGCGTTCTGCCGTCTGGTCGACGAGACCAACGGCCAGGAGCTCGCCCGCTACACGCTCGCGGGCGGCGGCCAGTACACGGCGCAGATCATGGCGAAGGTGCACCGCGCGGGCCCTGGCTGGCAGATGACGGCCCTGGGCACACCGGCCAACGGCCGTACCTTCCAGGACCTGATGCCCGCGATCCTGCCGCACCTGTAG